The DNA segment TATTCTTTATATAATCGTCGTAGCTTACAGGTGATGGATCGAAGTTGTTAACAAATAAAGCGCGTCTTGCTTTTATACCTGGTGCTGGACCATAATCTTTCAAACCACTATCACCACCACTGCGCCAATCTAGTGCATTTGAATAGTAAACACCAAAATCAAGGCCGGCTTTTTTAGCTGCAATTTCCATTTCTTTTATGGCATCACGACCAAATGGGGTTGCATCAACAATATTAAAGTCACTCACCTTGGAATCAAACATCGCAAAACCTTCATGGTGCTTTGAGCCCATAACGATGTATTTCATACCTGCGGCTTTGGCAATAGCCACCCATTCATCGGCATTAAATTTTTGTGGGTTAAAGTTTTTCGCATGTTTTTCATATTCAGCGCGAGGGATTTCTTTACGGCGCATGATCCATTCAGCAACTCTTGGTCCTGTGCCGCCATCCTCCATTTTCTCGCCTTTATAAACACCACCAAAGGTTGAATACAGTCCCCAATGAATAAACATGCCGTACTTATTTTTATTAAATCGGTCTCGGCCTTTTTGTTTAGCTGCAGAGCTATTCAGCTCTTTCCACTCTTGGGTTAGCGTTTTCATTTCAGTTGAACACGGAATTCCTGAACCTTCAAAGCCGTAAAACTTTTGTTTTCCAACTTCTGACAAAGCATCATGCGCAGCCAATTCTTCAGCACTGCAACCCTCTGAGTTTTGTTGTCCTGCCATTGATATGAGAGGTAAGCACAATAATGCCCCTGCAATAGCATTTGCGATTAATTTTTTATTCATAATTTTCTCTTGTTTCTGTTTTTATTTTTTGTGTATCAATCAATTTAGATTCTTTCGGCATAAATAAAGAAAGCAGCTAATGGTTTATCTTTACCTTTCGCGTTTTCATCACTTGTCTGTGAATTACTAAACCAAGCTTTAATATCTACATCTTGCTTATCAATTGGTAGCTCAAAGTCAACATAGGTAGCACCTTGAGTAACTTTTTGCACATAAGGCTTACCGTTAATCGTTAAGTGGGCGAATTGTTTCGGGATAACTTCATTTGCCGGCTTATCGTGATACAAAACCCTAAACTTATATAATCCCTTTTCAGCTGTTTTTACTTTCCAAGGAGAGATTGGATACTTTTTCTCTTTACCCAACCAGCCCCTTTTCGACCATTTATCATTGCCAAATCCTACGGTATGAGCAACCTGTTGAGTATTCGGGGCTAGCCAATCCATGCTAGTTAATCGTGCAGGATTTTCATGAGCAGAACCAATAATTGATCGATTCGTCTCTAGTCCGCCTTGAGTATTATGTTGCCACCATTGTTTATATTGCTCAGCCATTTGCTTAGCAATTTCAGGATGTTTATCAATAATATTATTTGTTTGACCAGGATCGTTCGCTAAGTTAAACAACTCAAAAACGTCTTTATTGCCATCAGCTTTAACATAACGCCATTTGCCCTGCATAACAGCAAACGGCCTGTTAGGATCAGGGTTTAAAACACGCTGAGTAGTTACGGTTAAGGTTCTGTCAGGAATTGCTTTACCTTCTGTCAATGCGCTCTTAAGGCTGATACCGTCTACATCAAGGTTTTCAGTACTTACACCAATTAAGTCTAATAGCGT comes from the Thalassotalea nanhaiensis genome and includes:
- a CDS encoding alpha-L-fucosidase, which gives rise to MNKKLIANAIAGALLCLPLISMAGQQNSEGCSAEELAAHDALSEVGKQKFYGFEGSGIPCSTEMKTLTQEWKELNSSAAKQKGRDRFNKNKYGMFIHWGLYSTFGGVYKGEKMEDGGTGPRVAEWIMRRKEIPRAEYEKHAKNFNPQKFNADEWVAIAKAAGMKYIVMGSKHHEGFAMFDSKVSDFNIVDATPFGRDAIKEMEIAAKKAGLDFGVYYSNALDWRSGGDSGLKDYGPAPGIKARRALFVNNFDPSPVSYDDYIKNKSLPQVKELLANYDLSQIWFDTPIYIPPKHSMEFYQTVYEANPEILVNARIGNGFGDIGTPGDNVIPDKASSNTWEGIATTNHSWGFKSYDTDWKSPKETLYWLIANVSKGGNFLLNVGPDSDGVIPKESADILKQVGQWLTVNGEAIYDSKPWKVGHEGPTKISMKGTKHRSENKVTFDFKENDFWFTQKENKLYVVSFKKPEANNISVKSLKGLDIKNIKVLGQEGEVTWKNASDAVAIKLPNLVNQTIGYALEVSL